The Streptomyces taklimakanensis nucleotide sequence GGACGCGATCCTCGCCCACTTCTCCGTCACGCCCTGACCCGGCGCCGCCGGACGGACCGAGCGGGGGCGCGCCGCATGGGACGGGGCGCCCCGGGCCCGGACGGCGCACGCGCCCGCGCGCGCCCACACGTCCGGCCGACCGCCCGCCGGCGGTCTCAGGCCGGGACGTGGACCGTCTCGACGCGGCTGGCCACCACCCGTTCGTGCTCGCGGCGCTGCGCCCGGCCGCGCAGCCGGAGGATCTGGGAGACGCCCAGGGCCTGGAGGACGAAGACCGACGCGAACGCGATCCGGTAGTCGTCGCCGGTCGCGTCCAGCAGGACGCCCACCGCCAGCAGCGTGGTCATGGAGGCGGTGAAGCCGCCGATGTTGACGATGCCCGAGGCCGTGCCCTGCCGCTCGGGCGGGTTGGCGGGGCGGGCGAAGTCGAAACCGATCATCGAGCCCGGCCCGCAGGCTCCGAGCACCAGGCTCAGCACCACCAGCACCCACGTCGGCGCCTGTCCCGGCCACAGCAGCACCATGGCCCAGGCGACCGCGGTGGTCAGCACCGTGCCCAGCGCCAACGGCGCACGCGCGCCCCGGTGCCGGGCGATGACCTGGCCGTAGACCAGCCCGATCGCCATGTTGGAGAGCACCACCAGGGTCAGCAGGTTGCCCGCCTCGGCGCGGCTGCGGCCCTGCGCCTCGACCAGGAACGGCAGCCCCCACAGCAGCAGGAAGACCATCCCGGGGAACTGGGTGGTGAAGTGCACCCACATGCCCAGCCGGGTGCCCGGCTCCCGCCAGGCGGCGGCGAGCTGGCGACGCACGTAGCCGTGTTCGTGGACCGGCTCCGGCTCCACCGCGTGCGCCGGCGCGGGCGCGGCGCCCTCGGGCTGGTCCTTCAGGAAGAGCAGGACGAGCCCCAGCACCACCACGCCCAGCACGGCGCTGCCCGCGAAGGTCGGCGTCCAGCCCGCCTCGGCCAGCACCCGGGCCAGCACCAGCGTGGTCAGCAGGTTGCCCGCCATCCCGAACAGCGCCGCCACCTGGGCGATCAGCGGCCCGCGGCGGGGCGGGAACCAGCGCGAGCCCAACCGCAGCACGCTGATGAACGTCATCGCGTCACCGCAGCCCAGCAGCGCGCGGGCGGCCAGCGCCATGGCGTACGAGCCGGAGAGCGCGAACGCGAACTGGCCGGTGGTGAAGAGCACGATGCCCAGGACGAGGACCTTGCGCGTGCCCCAGCGGTCCACCAGCAGGCCGACGGGTATCTGCATCCCGGCGTAGACCAGCAGCTGGAGGATGGAGAAGGTCGACAGCGCGGAGGCGTTGATGTCGAAGCGCTCGGCCGCGTCGATGCCCGCCACGCCCAGGCTGGTGCGGTAGGTGATGGCGGTGAAGTAGACGGCGACGCCGATGCCCCAGACGAAGGCGGCCCGCGGTCCGCCCAGCCGTGCCCCACCGGGCAGGGAACCGCCGCTCACCGGACCTCACCGCGCAGCAGGTGCCGCACCGAACCGACGTGGCCGCGGATCGCCTCGGCCGCCGCCTCGACGTCGCCGGCGCGCAGGGTCCGCAGGATCTCGGTGTGCTCGGTGATGTTCTTGGCCACCCGTCCGGGGTGGGAGTGCATCACGGCGACGCCCATGCGGAGCTGGCGGTCGCGGAGCTGGTCGTAGAGCCGCTCGACGATTTGGTTGCCGGCCGCCCTCACGATGGTGGCGTGGAAGCAGCGGTCGGTGGCGGCCATCGCCGCCAGGTCGCCGGTCTCGGCCTGCCGGCGCTGCTGTTCCAGGAGTTCGGAGAGCCGGTCCAGCAGGGGCGCCGACGCGGGCATCACCTTGCGGACGGCGTGCTCCTCGACCAGCAGCCTCGTCTCCACCACGTCGCCGATCTCCTGCACGGAGACGGGCAGGACGAGGGCGCCCTTCTTCGGGTACAGCCGGAGCAGTCCCTCGGCCTCCAGCCGCAGCAGGGCCTCGCGCACGGGGGTGCGCGAGACGCCGACGGCCTCGGCGAGATCGCCCTCGGTGAGCAGCGTCCCGCCCTCGTAGTGGCGCTCCAGCACACCCTGCTTGACGTGGGTGTAGACGCGCTCGGCGGCCGGCGGCGGCTTGACGGGCGGGGTCGGGGGCGCGGCGACGGCCGCGGAGGACGACGCGGACGACGCGGACGACAGAGACGGCGTGGCAGGCATGAACACACCATAGATACAACAGGTATGCGTCCTCACCTCGCGTCCGCGATGCGGGACACGCCCCGGACACGGTCAGCGCGATCGAGGTGCCCGGCGCCCTGACACCGGTGCGGTGCCTCCCCGAGCACGACCACGCGGTGTACGTCGAGCCGAACGTCCGGGTCCGGCACTCACCGGCGTGAGAACCGGACGGCGGGGGCCCGGCACGCGGTGCGCGTGCCGGGCCCCCGCCGGACCGTACCGGGCGTCAGGCCCAGGTGATCAGCCGCCGGGGGTGCTCCAGGACGGCCGCGGTGTCGGCCAGCACCTTGGAGCCCAGCTCGCCGTCGACCAGGCGGTGGTCGAAGGAGAGGGCCAGGGTGGTGACCTGACGCGGCTTGACCTTGCCCTTGTGGACCCAGGGCTGGAGCTTGACCTGGCCGAAGGCGAGGATCGCCGACTCCCCGGGGTTGAGGATCGGGGTGCCGGTGTCGACGCCGAAGACGCCCACGTTGGTGATGGTGACCGTGCCGCCGGCCATGTCCGCCGGGGAGGTCTTCCCCTCGCGGGCGGTGGCGACCAGCTCGCCCAGCGCCCGGGCCAGCTCCGGCAGGGTCTTGGCGTGCGCGTCCTTGATGTTCGGCACGATCAGACCGCGCGGGGTGGCCGCGGCGATGCCCAGGTTCACGTACTCCTTGTGGACGATCTCCTGGTTGGCCTCGTCCCAGGCCGCGTTGACCTCCGGGTTGCGGCGGATCGCCACCAGGAACGCCTTGGCCACCAGCAGCAGCGGGTTGACCCGCAGGCCCGCCATGTCCGGGTCCTGCTTGAGCTCCTGCACCAGCTTCATGGTGCGGGTGACGTCCACGGTGACGAACTCGGTGACGTGCGGCGCGGTGAAGGCGCTGGAGACCATCGCCTGGGCCGTCGCCTTGCGCACGCCCTTGATCGGCACCCGGCGCTCGCGCTCCCCGGTCGACCGGACGGCCGGCGCCGGCGCCTGCGCCTGCGCCTGCGCCGGGGCGGCCGGCGCGGGCTCCCGCTGCGCGGCGGGCTCGGCGGCCGGCCCGCGGTCGGCGGCGGCGCGGGCGGACGCGGCGGCGTGGACGTCCTCGCGGGTGATGATCCCGCCCTCGCCGCTGGGGACGACCGCGGCCAGATCCACGCCCAGGTCCTTGGCGAGCTTGCGCACCGGCGGCTTGGCCAGCGGACGGGACGGGGAGGGCTCGTCCGCCACCGGCACCGCGGGCGCCTCGACGGCGGGCGTGGCGGTGCCGTTCAGCTCCGCCTGGACCGCCGACTGAGCGGCCTGCGCCTGCCCGCCGGCGGGCTGCTTGCGCGGGCGGCGCTTGGTGGACGAGGTGCCCACGCCGTAGCCCACCAGCACCGGTTGACGCTTGCCGCCCTCGCCCTCCGGCTCCGCGTCGGCCTCCGGCTCGGCCGGAGCGGCGGCGGGCGCGGACGCGGCGGCCGGCTCCGGCGGCCCGGCCGACGGGTCGGTGTCCACCGTGATGATCGGGGTGCCGACGTCCACGGTGGTGCCCTCGTCGAAGCGCAGCTCGTGCACCACGCCGGTGTACGGGATCGGCAGCTCGACGGCCGCCTTGGCCGTCTCCACCTCGCACACCACCTGACCGTCGGTGACCTCGTCGCCGGGCTTGACGTGCCAGGCGAGGATCTCGGCCTCGGTCAGCCCCTCGCCCACGTCCGGCATCCTGAACTCGCGGATGCGCTGGGCACCTGCCCCCGCGGCAGTCGTATCAGTCATCGTCACGACTCTCCTCAGCCCCAACTCTCAGTACGCGAGCGCGCGGTCGACGGCTTCGAGCACCCGGTCCAGGTTGGGCAGGTACTCGTCCTCCAGGCGGGCCGGCGGGTACGGCGCGTGGAAGCCGCCGACCCGCAGCACCGGTGCCTCCAGGTGGTAGAAGCACCGCTCGGTGATCCGGGCGGCGATCTCCGATCCGGAGCCGAGGAAGACCGGCGCCTCGTGCACCACCACCAGCCGGCGGGTCTTCTCCACCGACGCCTGGACGGTGTCGAAGTCGATCGGGGAGATCGAGCGCAGGTCGACGACCTCCAGCGACTTCCCCTCCTCCGCGGCGGCCGCCGCGGCCTCCAGACAGGTCTTGACCATCGGGCCGTAGGCGACCAGCGTCAGGTCGGTGCCCTCGCGGGCGACGACGGCCTTGTGCAGCGGGCCGGGGATGGCGTCGGTGTCGACCTCGCCCTTGTCCCAGTATCGGCGCTTGGGCTCGAAGAAGATCACCGGGTCGTCGGAGGCGATGGCCTGCTGGAGCATCCAGTACGCGTCCGAGGAGTTGGACGGCGAGACGCACTTCAGGCCCGCCACGTGCGCGAACAGCGCCTCGGGGGACTCGCTGTGGTGTTCCACCGCGCCGATGCCGCCACCGTAGGGGATGCGGATGACGACCGGCAGCTTGACCTTGCCCAGCGCCCGGGCGTGCATCTTGGCCAGCTGGGTGACGATCTGGTCGTAGGCGGGGAAGACGAAGCCGTCGAACTGGATCTCCGCCACCGGCCGGTAGCCGCGCAGGGCCAGGCCGATCGCGGTGCCGATGATGCCGGACTCGGCCAGCGGGGTGTCGATGACCCGGCTCTCGCCGAAGTCCTTCTGCAGTCCGTCGGTGATGCGGAAGACGCCGCCGAGCTTGCCGACGTCCTCGCCCATGATCAGGACCTTGGGGTCGCTCTCCAGGGCCGTGCGCAGCGACTCGTTGAGCGCCTTGGCCATGGGCATGGTGTTCTTGGCGGTCTTGGCGGCCATCTCAGCGGCCCTCCTCGTCGGCGAAGGACGCCAGGTACTCGGCGAACTGGGCGCGCTCCTCGTCCACCAGCGCGTGCCCGTCGGCGTAGACGTTCTCGAAGATGGCCATGGTGTCCGGGTTCGGCATGGTCCGGATGGCCTCGCGGACCCGCTGGGCCAGCGCGTCGCTCTCGGCGTCGAGTCCGGAGAGCCAGTCGGCGTCGACCAGGCCCTCCTTCTCCAGGTGGGTGCGCAGCCGCAGGATCGGGTCCTTGGCCTCCCACTCCTCGCGCTCGGCGTCCTTGCGGTAGCGGGTGGGGTCGTCGGAGGTGGTGTGGGCGCCCATGCGGTAGGTGAACGCCTCGACCAGCATCGGGCCCTGACCGGAGCGGGCGTGCTCCAGGGCGGCCCGGGTCACGGCGAGGACGGCCAGCACGTCGTTGCCGTCCACCCGGACACCGGGGAAGCCGAAGCCGGCCGCCCGCTGGTAGATCGGCACCCGCGACTGGCGCTCGGTGGGCTCGGAGATCGCCCACTGGTTGTTCTGGCAGAAGAACACGACCGGCGCGTTGTAGACCGCGGAGAAGGTGAACGCCTCGGCCACGTCGCCCTGGCTGGACGCGCCGTCGCCGAAGTAGGCGATCACCGCGCTGTCCGCACCGTCCTTGGCGACGCCCATCGCGTAGCCCGTGGCGTGCAGCGCCTGGGAACCGATCACGATGGTGTAGAGGTGGAAGTTGTTGCCGTAGGGGTCCCAGCCGCCGTTGTTCACGCCGCGGAACATGCCCAGCAGGTTGGTCGGGTCCACCCCGCGGCACCAGGCCACACCGTGCTCGCGGTAGGTCGGGAAGACGTAGTCGTCGTCCCGCAGGGCCCGGCCGGAGCCGATCTGGGCGGCCTCCTGGCCCAGCAGCGAGGCCCACAGGCCCAGCTCGCCCTGGCGCTGGAGCGCGGTGGCCTCGGCGTCGAAGCGGCGGGTGAGGACCATGTCCCGGTACAGCCCGCGCAGCTCGTCGGCGCTCAGGTCCAGCGAGTAGTCCGGGTGCTCGACCCGTTCGCCCTCGGGCGTCAGCAACTGCACGAGTTCGGGACGCTCGGCCGGCCGCGTGCGTTTCCTGCTCCCGCCCGCCTTGGCGGCGCCCGTCGTGGTGCGCTTTCCGCTGCTGCGGCGCGGCTTGCTGCCCGCGGCAGTGCTCTCCACGGTCACGTGTGCTCCTCCGTCTGTCCGGCCCCCGGGGTCGCCGGGGAGCCTGGGGTGTCCCCACCGGTGGTGGGGAGAAGGCTCGCCCGATTCCGTACGGCCCACGGGGTTGGGTGCGGCGCGGACGGAACCGAGCGGTGACAGGTGTCCCGTTCGACGGCCCGCTGTCAGCACGTTACCCAGTATCTCCGCCTCTGCGCGAAGGGTCCCTGACCTGCAATTTTGCTTGGATTTCCAAGTAAACCGCAGAAATGTGGAACGTCACTGGTCACAGCCTCGCAAGCGCCTGGGACAAGCGCACGTTATCCCGGTACCGGGGTGACGGGAAGAGCCGTGGGGGCGCGGGGCGGAATGGTGAACGGATCGGTATGTGAGACGGACACGGAGGGTGAGGGAGTGACACGGGTGGGTGTTCCGGGGCAGAAGGAACCTTCCGCCCCACCCTCCCTTTCCGTCTCCGGCGCGTCCCCCACACCGTGTGCGTCACGCGCGCCGCACGCGTCACGCGCAGCAGGCGTCACGCGCAGAAGGCGTCGCGCACCTCGTCGTAGCGGCCGGTCCACCACACCACCAGCGCCGCGGCCGCCGGAAACTGCGGATCGGTGCGGCGGTCGCACAACTGGTAGCGCCAACGCAGCATCCAGAAGTCGTTGAGCCGCTCCCACCAGACCCGGTGCACGGCCGCCGCCATCTCGTCCGCGCCGGCCCCCGCGGTCGCCCGGTAGGCACGGGCGTAGGCACGGATCTTGGCCAGGTCCAGGGTGCCGCCGGGGCGCAGGAAGAAGATCGCGGCGGCCCGTACGGCCTCCTCCGCCCTCGGTTGGACGGCGAGTCGGTCCCAGTCCACGATCGCGACGGGCTCCCAGGGCTCCCGGTCCCGGTAGAGGAGGTTCAGGGGGTGGAAGTCGCCGTGCACCCACCCGGCGACCGGCTCGGCCCCGGCGGGCGGCCGGCGGTGGGCGTGCCGGCGCAGCAGGGCGCGGCGCTCCACCAGCCGGTGCTCGGCCAGCTCGTCGAAGCTGTCCCGCCGGCTCCGGGCACGGATCCGGGTGAGCAGCTCGTCGATGAGGGCGAACGTCGCCTCGGGGTCGGCGCTGGTGTGCCGCCCGGCGCACTCGGCCTCGGGAACCGGTACGGCCTCCTCCAGCCGTATGTGCACCAGACCCAGCAGGGCACCCAGCCGGCGGGACTGGGCCGGGGAGAGTTCCCCGCCGTCGCGGTGCCGACCGTTCACCCACGGGTGCAGGGCGTAGCAGCGGCCCTCCACGACGGCGACGGTGCGGCCCGCCGCATCCTGGACGGGCGGGACGACCGGAACGCCGAGGTCACCGAGGCGGACGGTGACGCGGTGCTGGTGTTCGATGCGGTCCGGGGCGGCGGGGTCGCCGTCGAGGTGGTGCTTGAGGAAGAACCGACCGCGGGTGGTGGAGAGCCGGTAGCCCCGGTTCAACAGGCCCTGCGTCACCGGCTCGCACGAGACGGGTTCCCCGGCGCCGAAGCGGCGCGCCAGCGCGGTGAGGGTTCTGCCGGGCAGCGTTCTGCCGATGAGCTGGGAGGACTGCACGCCGGGAATCGTAGGTTACCGTCGGCGACACACCGCTCGCGTTCGGCAACGGGCACCCGGAGATGATATTGGGGCCGTGTCCCCGTCGCTCGTCGTCCGGCGCCCGGCTCGGCCCCGGCGGACGGCGACGGGCCCCGGAGCGCGGTGGACGCTCCGGGGCCCGTGGGGTTCTCGACCGGCCGGATCAACCGGTGGCGGCGCCGGTCCCCGCGTCGGCGCCGGCAGTGGTGGTGCCGCCGGTGGTGGTGCCGGTCTGGCCCTCGGTGGTGGTACCGGTCTGCCCCTCGGTGGTGGTGCCGGGGCCGGTGTCACCGTTGCCCCCGTCCGCGGTGCCGCCGTCCTGACCCTGGTCGGTGCCCCCGTCCGTGGTGCCGCCGTCCTGGCCCTGGTCGGTGCCCTCGTCGGTACCGCCGTCCTGACCCTGGTCGGTGCCCTCGTCGGTACCGCCGTCCTGGCCACCGGTGGTGGGCTCGCCGGTCGGCGACGACGATCCCTCGGTCTGCGGGTCGCTGGGCTGCTCCCAGCCGCCGCCACCACCGCCGTTCTGCCAGCCGCCGGTGCCACCGGGGTCGGTGGTCTCCTCCTCGGTGGGCTCCTCGGTGGGCTCCTCCTCGGTCGGCTCCGGGGACGTCTCCCGCTCCGTCGGCGTGCTGCTGGTCTCGCTCGGGGGCTTCGTCTCGCCGTCGTCCCCGGTCCCGTTGAGGGCGAAGATGACGCCCGCGGCGACGGCGAGCACCGCGAAGAAGGCGATCAGCGCGTACTTCACGCCACCGCCCCGGCCCTCGCCGCCGTAGCCGCCCGAGTCGTGGGCCCCGCCGCCGTACGAACCCCCGCCGGGGGAGCCCATCAGCAGCGGCGGACCGACCCGGGTGCCGTCGTCGGGGACGCCCGCCATGGCCGTGGTGGCCCCGGCAGGCGTGTCGCCGCCCGGCGGGTACACGCCGGGCGTGCCCATGGCCGGGGTGGCGCCGGTGGAGATCACCGCGCCGGTGTTCCACAGCCCGCCGGTGTGGCCGCCCTGCTCCTGGAGCATCCGCAGCGCGTACTGCACCAGGCCGCGCATCTCCTCGGCGGTCTGGAAGCGGTCGTCCGGGTCCTTGGCGAGCGAGCGCATCACCAGGCCGTCCAGCTCCGGCGGCACCGCGTCGGAGACCTCCGACGGCGGCACCGGGTCGTCCTGGACGTGCTGGTAGACCACCGACAGCGGGGTCTCGCCGGTGAACGGCGGGCGCAGCGCCAGGAGCTCGTAGAGCATGCAGCCCGTGGCGTACAGGTCGGAGCGGGCGTCCACCGTCTTGCCCAGCGCCTGCTCCGGGGAGAGGTACTGCGGGGTGCCCATGACCATGCCCGTCTGGGTCATGGTGGTGGACGCGCCGTGCAGCGCGCGGGCGATGCCGAAGTCCATCACCTTCACGGCGCCGTTGGTCGTGATGATGACGTTGGCGGGCTTGATGTCCCGGTGGACGATGCCGTGCTGGTGGCTGTAGGCGAGGGCCTCCAGCACCCCGGAGATGATGATCAGCGCCTGGTCGGGCGGCGGTGCGTCGGCGTTGAGGAGCAGGTCGCGGATGGTGCGCCCCTCGACCAGTTCCATGACGATGTACGGCACGGTGTTGCCGCCGACCACGTCCTCGCCGGAGTCGTAGACGGCCACCACCGCGTGGTGGTTGAGCCCGGCGACGGACTGGGCCTCGCGGGTGAAGCGCGCCTTGGAGACCGGGTCCTCGGCGAGGTCCGCGCGCAGCAGCTTGACGGCGACGGTGCGGCCCAGACGCACGTCCTCGGCGGCGAACACCTCCGCCATGCCGCCCCGTCCGAGTCGGCGCGTGAGGCGGTAACGCCCGTCGCCCACCACACCGCCACCGGGCCAAGACTCGGGCGAATCGGACACCCCACCAGCTGTCTCGTCGGGCTCCGAAGGCCCTCCGGCGGCTTGTGTCTGTGCCATCAGTCCTCGCCGTAGTTCAGGTCCGCAGGACACGCGGGATATGTACGCACTGCTCCGTGGTGCACGCTAACAGGATCCGGGGGCCGTGCCCCGCGGTGATGACGAAGCGAACGGCGCGGAGTGCGGTACCGGGAGCGTCGGGGCAGCGACAGACCATCCAACCCGCTCGGGCCTGGAACTGGCAAGTTACGATGTCGGACGCCCCCGCGAGGGTGTGTGTCACCCGTGCGCGCATCCGGTCACGGAACGGGCAAGCTCCTTGACGTGTCCGGACGCTGGGGCAGACTTGGCCGGGAACCGGACACACCGCCCACCCGGCGGCCCGGTCCACGGAGACACCGGTCCGCGGAAGCACCAGGAAGAACAGAAGAAGCGGCAGCAGAGCAAACCGTACACGCGCGGGTCCGAGCCGGCGGTCCTGCCGCGCCGAGGGGGAAGCAGTTCAGATGAGCGACGACGGCGCGCAGACCGATCGGCATCGGGGCCGTGCGGTCGGCGGTGGGCGCTACCAACTGCGTGAGCTGCTCGGCCAGGGCGGCATGGCCTCGGTGCACCTCGCCTACGACACCGTGCTCGACCGCCGGGTGGCGGTCAAGACCCTCCACACCGAGCTGGGGCGCGAGGCGTCCTTCCGCGAGCGCTTCCGCCGCGAGGCCCAGTCGGTCGCGAAGTTGACGCACACCAACATCGTCTCGGTCTTCGACTCCGGCGAGGACGAACTGGACGGCGCGCCGGTGCCGTACATCGTCATGGAGTACGTCGAGGGCCGGCCGTTGCGTTCGGCGCTCGACGAGGACGTGGCACGGCTCGGCGCGATGCCCAGCGACAAGGCGCTGAAGATCACCGCCGATGTGCTCGCCGCCCTCGACGTCAGCCACGAGATGGGCCTGGTGC carries:
- a CDS encoding MFS transporter translates to MSGGSLPGGARLGGPRAAFVWGIGVAVYFTAITYRTSLGVAGIDAAERFDINASALSTFSILQLLVYAGMQIPVGLLVDRWGTRKVLVLGIVLFTTGQFAFALSGSYAMALAARALLGCGDAMTFISVLRLGSRWFPPRRGPLIAQVAALFGMAGNLLTTLVLARVLAEAGWTPTFAGSAVLGVVVLGLVLLFLKDQPEGAAPAPAHAVEPEPVHEHGYVRRQLAAAWREPGTRLGMWVHFTTQFPGMVFLLLWGLPFLVEAQGRSRAEAGNLLTLVVLSNMAIGLVYGQVIARHRGARAPLALGTVLTTAVAWAMVLLWPGQAPTWVLVVLSLVLGACGPGSMIGFDFARPANPPERQGTASGIVNIGGFTASMTTLLAVGVLLDATGDDYRIAFASVFVLQALGVSQILRLRGRAQRREHERVVASRVETVHVPA
- a CDS encoding GntR family transcriptional regulator, encoding MPATPSLSSASSASSSAAVAAPPTPPVKPPPAAERVYTHVKQGVLERHYEGGTLLTEGDLAEAVGVSRTPVREALLRLEAEGLLRLYPKKGALVLPVSVQEIGDVVETRLLVEEHAVRKVMPASAPLLDRLSELLEQQRRQAETGDLAAMAATDRCFHATIVRAAGNQIVERLYDQLRDRQLRMGVAVMHSHPGRVAKNITEHTEILRTLRAGDVEAAAEAIRGHVGSVRHLLRGEVR
- a CDS encoding dihydrolipoamide acetyltransferase family protein, yielding MTDTTAAGAGAQRIREFRMPDVGEGLTEAEILAWHVKPGDEVTDGQVVCEVETAKAAVELPIPYTGVVHELRFDEGTTVDVGTPIITVDTDPSAGPPEPAAASAPAAAPAEPEADAEPEGEGGKRQPVLVGYGVGTSSTKRRPRKQPAGGQAQAAQSAVQAELNGTATPAVEAPAVPVADEPSPSRPLAKPPVRKLAKDLGVDLAAVVPSGEGGIITREDVHAAASARAAADRGPAAEPAAQREPAPAAPAQAQAQAPAPAVRSTGERERRVPIKGVRKATAQAMVSSAFTAPHVTEFVTVDVTRTMKLVQELKQDPDMAGLRVNPLLLVAKAFLVAIRRNPEVNAAWDEANQEIVHKEYVNLGIAAATPRGLIVPNIKDAHAKTLPELARALGELVATAREGKTSPADMAGGTVTITNVGVFGVDTGTPILNPGESAILAFGQVKLQPWVHKGKVKPRQVTTLALSFDHRLVDGELGSKVLADTAAVLEHPRRLITWA
- a CDS encoding alpha-ketoacid dehydrogenase subunit beta; this translates as MPMAKALNESLRTALESDPKVLIMGEDVGKLGGVFRITDGLQKDFGESRVIDTPLAESGIIGTAIGLALRGYRPVAEIQFDGFVFPAYDQIVTQLAKMHARALGKVKLPVVIRIPYGGGIGAVEHHSESPEALFAHVAGLKCVSPSNSSDAYWMLQQAIASDDPVIFFEPKRRYWDKGEVDTDAIPGPLHKAVVAREGTDLTLVAYGPMVKTCLEAAAAAAEEGKSLEVVDLRSISPIDFDTVQASVEKTRRLVVVHEAPVFLGSGSEIAARITERCFYHLEAPVLRVGGFHAPYPPARLEDEYLPNLDRVLEAVDRALAY
- the pdhA gene encoding pyruvate dehydrogenase (acetyl-transferring) E1 component subunit alpha, coding for MTVESTAAGSKPRRSSGKRTTTGAAKAGGSRKRTRPAERPELVQLLTPEGERVEHPDYSLDLSADELRGLYRDMVLTRRFDAEATALQRQGELGLWASLLGQEAAQIGSGRALRDDDYVFPTYREHGVAWCRGVDPTNLLGMFRGVNNGGWDPYGNNFHLYTIVIGSQALHATGYAMGVAKDGADSAVIAYFGDGASSQGDVAEAFTFSAVYNAPVVFFCQNNQWAISEPTERQSRVPIYQRAAGFGFPGVRVDGNDVLAVLAVTRAALEHARSGQGPMLVEAFTYRMGAHTTSDDPTRYRKDAEREEWEAKDPILRLRTHLEKEGLVDADWLSGLDAESDALAQRVREAIRTMPNPDTMAIFENVYADGHALVDEERAQFAEYLASFADEEGR
- a CDS encoding phosphotransferase, with protein sequence MQSSQLIGRTLPGRTLTALARRFGAGEPVSCEPVTQGLLNRGYRLSTTRGRFFLKHHLDGDPAAPDRIEHQHRVTVRLGDLGVPVVPPVQDAAGRTVAVVEGRCYALHPWVNGRHRDGGELSPAQSRRLGALLGLVHIRLEEAVPVPEAECAGRHTSADPEATFALIDELLTRIRARSRRDSFDELAEHRLVERRALLRRHAHRRPPAGAEPVAGWVHGDFHPLNLLYRDREPWEPVAIVDWDRLAVQPRAEEAVRAAAIFFLRPGGTLDLAKIRAYARAYRATAGAGADEMAAAVHRVWWERLNDFWMLRWRYQLCDRRTDPQFPAAAALVVWWTGRYDEVRDAFCA
- a CDS encoding protein kinase domain-containing protein; amino-acid sequence: MAQTQAAGGPSEPDETAGGVSDSPESWPGGGVVGDGRYRLTRRLGRGGMAEVFAAEDVRLGRTVAVKLLRADLAEDPVSKARFTREAQSVAGLNHHAVVAVYDSGEDVVGGNTVPYIVMELVEGRTIRDLLLNADAPPPDQALIIISGVLEALAYSHQHGIVHRDIKPANVIITTNGAVKVMDFGIARALHGASTTMTQTGMVMGTPQYLSPEQALGKTVDARSDLYATGCMLYELLALRPPFTGETPLSVVYQHVQDDPVPPSEVSDAVPPELDGLVMRSLAKDPDDRFQTAEEMRGLVQYALRMLQEQGGHTGGLWNTGAVISTGATPAMGTPGVYPPGGDTPAGATTAMAGVPDDGTRVGPPLLMGSPGGGSYGGGAHDSGGYGGEGRGGGVKYALIAFFAVLAVAAGVIFALNGTGDDGETKPPSETSSTPTERETSPEPTEEEPTEEPTEEETTDPGGTGGWQNGGGGGGWEQPSDPQTEGSSSPTGEPTTGGQDGGTDEGTDQGQDGGTDEGTDQGQDGGTTDGGTDQGQDGGTADGGNGDTGPGTTTEGQTGTTTEGQTGTTTGGTTTAGADAGTGAATG